CTGGTATTGCCGTCCGTAAACAAACACAGTCCCGAAGAGACGGCTTAACACAGGACAGGAAAAATTCCTGTCCATATCCCGTCTACATTTTAGTGAACAGGATCATTTTTAGCAGAGAATTCCAGGTCTTGAATTTTTGTTTCTTTTGTTTGGCTACGTCGAATCTTCGATTTCAAGACAAAAGAAATTAAAAACAAAAAAAGGATGAATCCTAAAATTCACCCTTCCACTTTTCATTTATTTTCTATTACTTTTTATCCAGCAAAGGCAGATATTCCCCGTACCCTTTCTGCTCCATTTCAGCTTTTGGAATAAACTTCAGGGAAGCACTGTTGATACAATAACGGAGACCGCCTTTATCCGCAGGACCATCTGTGAAAACATGTCCCAAATGAGCATCTCCGGTTTTACTCCTTACCTCTACCCTGTCCATTCCGTGAGAACGGTCTAGTTTTTCATCAATCAGCTTTTTGGTTATTGGTTTAGAGAAGCTTGGCCATCCGCATCCTGATTCAAACTTATCCGTAGAAATAAATAAAGGTTCTCCGGTAGTAATGTCTACATAGATTCCTTCACGGGTTTCATTCCAGTATTCGTTCTGGAAGGGTCTCTCCGTTCCGTTTTCCTGGGTCACATTATACTGTTCTGCGGTTAATTTTCCTTTCAAAGCCTTTTTATCCTGCTTCTGGTATTTTGCTTTTGGAAGCGGATTGGCTTTTTTAGCCATTTCAAAAAGTCCTGGTTCAATATGGCAGTATCCACCCGGATTTTTATCCAGATAATCCTGGTGATAATCTTCTGCTTTGTAGAAATTTTTCAAAGAAATTGTTTCTACCAAAATAGGTTTACTGTAATTTTTAGCCAGCTTCTGAACCTCATCTTTTACCACAGCTTCATCAGCTTTGTCGGTAAAGTAAATTCCGGTTCTGTATTGGTTTCCTCTGTCATTACCCTGTTGATCTTTACTGGTAGGATCAATGGTTTTAAAATACAAATCAATGAGCAACTTAAGATCTACCTGCTCGGGATCATATTTTACTTTTACAGTTTCTGCAAAACCTGTGGTATGGCTTACCACTTCCTCATACGTTGGATTTTTGGTATTTCCGTTGGCATAGCCTACCTCCGTTCCTACCACTCCTCGAATCTGTTGAAAAAAGTGTTCGGTACCCCAGAAACATCCTCCGGCAAAATAAATCTCTCTGACATTTTTATTATCCATAATTTCCTGATTTTCTTTCTCTTTCATTACTACTTTGGGCTTTCTGTTGTTAAAAAACCCGGATCCTGCAGCAAAAACTGCAACCCCCAGAATAATTCCGAGGACAATCAATATATTTTTCATTTTTTTCTTTTTATCCATTTTATTGTTTATTGCTTATAATCATCAGGCCAAATCCTAAAAGAACCAGATCCTTCAGAATAAAGAAATCCGTGACAGGAACTCCGTCCACTGTTTTCCATATACCCGGTGTGGTAAACAGATAACTTAATGTAATCAGGAAAGTTACGGTCATTCCAATGCCTGCATACTTACGTAACAATGCAAATTTCACACTAAATATCAATAATAGGGCAATGATAATTTCTATTATTCCGATAGTGTTTGACACTGCCTGAACGCTCATAATATCATATACGAAAAAACTAAGAAAATGGTTTTCAACCAAAGGTTTGATAGCGGCGGCTTCTGTAGGAGTAAACTTAAAAATTCCGATCCAGAGCAATATAAGCGATGCCCCGAAAAGAGAAATATAATAACCTGTCTGATACGTTACAGATTGACTGTTGAATTGTGATGTTCCGTTCATATTTTTAGGATTTTGAATGATACTTTATTATTTTCAAAAGTATAGTCGGAACAGATTCAGAATCCTGACAATTATTTTTCTAAAGATCTAAATTTTTAAGAACTTTTTCTTTAAAATACTGAATTTCAGAATCATTTATTTCATCACTTTCTTTCTGAGCCAGCTTTCTTTTTAAAATATCATCTAAAATCTTAAGTTTCGATTCATAAGCCCTGCACCATTTACAGATCTTCAGGTGCATAGAAAGCTGCCAGTTTTCCTTTCGGGAAATGGTCCGCGCATTTCTTTTCTCCATCAGCATCGTAGCGGTACTGCATGGAAGGAACAAAATATGAATAAATTTTCTCAACATGTTTCAAGTATGGTTATAAGTTGGCAAACCAGTTCAGATCCAGACATTCTCTCAACTGCATTCTGCTTCTTTGAAGGATCTTCCACAAATTAGTCGTAGAAATTTGTAATTCCTGACTTACCTCGGGGGCTTTTTTTTCCTGAAGATAATACATTTTCAGCGGAATCTTCCACCTGGCGGGTAAATTATCAATACAACTTTCCAGTATTTCATTAAAATCTTGGGCATCCAGAAGTTCAGGTTCCTGACCTGAAACATTCCAGTCATTTAAAACTCCGTCATTCCTCCAAGAACCTGTTTCATCAAAAAAATGATCCAGGCTGATCTGCGGTTCTGATTTATACTTTTTGCGATAAAAATCAGCAGCTTTTCTGTTCAGGATAGCCATAAGCCAGGTTATTGGCTGACTTCTCCCCTCAAAAGAATCATAGGACGAAAATGCAGCCAAAAAAACGTCCTGAACCATATCCTGAGCATCCTCTTTATTGGATAGCAGATAGAAGGCCTTCTTCAAAAGTGGTCCGGAATATTGGTCTATCCAGTTTCTGAGCACTTCATCTTTCGTCATTTTTATTTTTATATCAGATCCCGGGATTATATTTCCAATTTTAAATCATAATACCTTAGAGTATGCATAGGCAAGCCATCTTCAGCAATTGCCGGCAGTACTTTCTTATTCTTATAATATGCTTTCAAAGCACTTATTACACTCATATCAAGAAAAAAATCATTGGAAGACATATACATCTGCTTTACGAGAAACTCCCCCTTCGTAGTAACACCGTAAATAAGGGTGAGAGGTCTTACTCTTGAAGAATCTGCATCCTCTGAAATCCCTTGAGAAGATATTGCATTCGCAACATGCTTCTTTCCACAGGTGTTGAGTTCATCCGGATTATCGGCAAACTTTTCACATCCGGGAAAAACATGATACCTTTTCATCTTTTTCTTCTCGTCATATACCGTGTATTTTTGAAAGATACCAATGCCTTTATTATATTTCACATACGAAGCGTTGATCTTATCTATCGCCTGAGTATAAAAAAGTGCCGACACTTTCTCATCTCCCTTTACTTTGATAGCAATTTTATTCTTTTCAAAGCTCCTGTACTGAATCAGAAGTAATGAATCCGCTTTTAAAATTTTATTCTCTATAGGATTTTCCGGGGATAATGATGACATTTTCCCGGAAGTTCTGGTTTCCATTATTCTTCTTCCCTCATCACCTATTGACAGGATTTTCAAAATAGCATTCACCGTCTTTTCTTGATTTTTTAAACTTGTCTTTAATCCCGGATCTTTCACAGAGTTGATCTCATTAAACGAAAATATAGTCTGGGCAAAAGAAAAATTGAATAGTAAAATAAAAAATAAAACGGGTCTCATTAAATAGCTTTAAGAAATCAAATATATAAGAATCGTTAGTTTCAACAAAGGTTTTTTTTCTTTAAATTTGCATCTTATCATAAAATTGATTAAAAAGCAAAGCAATACATATGACATCACAAGAGATACGTCAAAAATTTTTAGATTATTTTAAAAGTAAAGGCCACCTTATCGTTCCTTCAGCTCCAATTGTGCTGAAAGACGATCCTACCCTTATGTTTTCCAATTCAGGAATGACGCAGTTCAAAGATTTTTTCTTAGGCTATAAAACGCCTACCGCCCCAAGAATTGCCGATACACAGAAGTGTCTGAGAGTTTCCGGAAAGCATAACGACTTAGATGATGTAGGTAGAGATACCTATCACCATACTATGTTTGAAATGTTAGGAAACTGGTCTTTTGGGGATTATTTCAAAAAAGATGCTATTGCTTTTGCCTGGGAATTACTGACGGAAGTTTATGGAATTCCTAAAGAGAATTTATACGTAACCATTTTTGAAGGTGATGCTTCAGAAAACCTTGACAGAGACCAGGATGCTTATGACTTCTGGAAATCCCATATTTCTGAAGACAGAATCATCAACGGAAATAAAAAGGATAACTTCTGGGAAATGGGAGAAAGCGGACCATGCGGACCGTGTTCAGAAATTCACGTTGACCTGAGAACTCCGGAAGAAAAAGCTAAAGTTTCAGGGCTTGAGCTTGTCAATAACGACCATCCGCAGGTAGTGGAAGTATGGAACCTGGTTTTCATGGAATTCAACAGAAAAGCAGATAAATCCCTTGAAAAGCTTCCTGCACAGCACGTAGATACGGGAATGGGCTTTGAGCGTCTGTGTATGGCGCTTCAAGGCAAATCGTCCAACTATGATACCGACGTATTCACTCCGCTTATTGCTAAAGTGGAAGAACTTTCTGGAAAAAAATATACCGGAATTTTAGAAGATGAAAAAGACATCGCGATCCGTGTGGTGGTAGATCACATCAGAGCGGTTGCTTTTGCTATTGCAGACGGACAGCTTCCTTCAAGCGGAGGAGCAGGATATGTGATCAGAAGAATCTTAAGAAGAGCGGTTTCTTATTCTTATCGATTCTTAGATATAAAAGAACCTTTCCTATATAAACTGGTGGCTGTTCTTCAGGAACAGATGGGACCATTCTTCCCGGAAATCGATAAGCAGGGCAAGTTGGTAACTGAAGTGATCAAAAGTGAAGAAGAATCCTTCCTGAATACCATTGAAAACGGATTGGTAAGAGTTGAAAAACTGATCCAGCAAACCATTGCCGACAACCAGAAAGTATTGCCTACACCGGAAGTATTCGAGCTGTATGACACCTATGGATTCCCTGATGATTTGACAAGAATTATTGCAGAAGAAAAAGGACTGACCATTGATGAAGAAGGCTTTAATGCTAAAAGAAAGGAACAGCAGGACCGCTCCAGAGGAGGAGATGCTAAGAAAGTATACGACTGGGTAATACTGGAAGAAAAACCTGAAGCATTTGTAGGATACGACCAGCTTGAAGCAGAAACCTATATTACGAGATACAGAAAAATAGAAAATAAAGACGGAGAATTTTACCAGGTGGTATTAAGCAACTCTCCATTTTATCCGGAAGGCGGAGGCCAGGTTGGAGATAAAGGAGTTCTGGAAAATGCAACGGAAAGCTTCGAAGTACTGGAAACCAAAAAAGAAAACGGACTGATTATTTCACTCCTCAACGGTCTTCCTAAAGATGCAGGAGCAGTTTTCTATGCTAAGGTAGATGTTACTGACAGAAAGAATTCCCAGGCTAACCACTCTGTGACCCACCTTTTACACGAAGCGTTAAGAGAGGTTTTAGGAACTCACGTAGAACAGAAAGGTTCTTATGTGGGGCCGGATTATCTGCGTTTCGACTTCTCCCACTTCAACAAAATGACGGAAGAAGAGTTGGCATTAATCGAGCAGAAAGTAAACCAGAAGATCAAAGATAGCATTGCTTTACAGGAATTCAGAAGTATTCCTATTCAGGAGGCTCTGGATAAAGGCGCAATGGCTTTATTTGGTGAAAAATACGGGGATAATGTAAGAATGATCCAGTTCGGAAGTTCAAAAGAACTTTGTGGAGGAACTCACGTAAAAAACACCAGTGAGATCGGTCATTTCAAGATCACTTCCGAAGGTTCTGCAGCAGCAGGAATCAGAAGAATTGAAGCGATTTCCGGAGATGAATCTGAGGCATACTTCAAAAATTTAGAACAACAGATGCTGGAAATTTCCCAGTTACTGAAATCTAAAGATGTCGTAAGATCCATTGAAAAGCTGATTGAAGAAAACGCTTCCCTTAAAGCTGAAGCAGATGCTCTTAAAAAAGAAAAAGCGAAAGGTGAAATCGGAGAATGGAAAAACGCTTACGAGCAAAAAGGCAACAAGCAGCTTCTTGTGAAGAAAACTTCCCTTGATGCAGGCTCTGTAAAAGACATTGTTTTCCAGCTGAAAAGAGAGATCCCTACTTCAGTAACGATCATTCTTTCCGATGCAGATGGTAAACCAATGATCACCGTAGGTGTTTCTGACGACCTTGCAGCAGATTATCAGGCCGGAGCTATCGTTAAAGATCTTGCAAAAGAGATCCAGGGCGGCGGCGGTGGAAATCCGGGCTTTGCAACAGCAGGCGGTAAAAACCTTGACGGGCTGGAAAATGCCTACCAAAAAGCATTAACTATCTAAGGTCACAGATCTTATATCATACAATAAAAAAACTTCTGAAAATTTTCAGAAGTTTTTTTTTATTTATAACTGTTCTAATTATTGACTTTACCTTAACAAAACATTATGCAAACTTAAACTAATAGTTTTCTCTTCTTAAAATATAATTCACAATAGACCTCTAGTTTTGCTTCAAATCGAAATTCAAAAAAAGTAAGTATGAAAATGAACAAAACTATCGGAGTCTTATTGTTTGCTGCTGCCGTATTTCAGGCTTGTAACGATAATAATGAGGACAATCCCTCAGAAGGAAATGAACCTATAAATTCTAACATTAAAATTGAGAATTTCTCTCAGGAACCGGCTTTTGTTTTCGGAATGCCAGGTTTTGAAAATCTGAACATCACCACCCTGATTTCAAGTTCTGATGTCCTTTCCGGATCTCCAAACTTTGTTTTTGCAGGCCAGCCGGACGGAATGGGAATCATGAAAGATCCTAATTCCGAGGGGTACCTGATGATCACCAACCACGAGATCACCCAATCCGTATCAAGAGTATATTTAGATAAAACATTCAGACCTTTCAAAGGAGAATATATCCTGAACGGAATCGGAGGGATGACCAGATTATGTTCTGCAACGCTTGCCACCCCAGAAACACATGGTTTCAGTGCATTCCTTACCGCAGGAGAATCTGGTGAAGAAAGTATGGTGCATGCGCTTAATCCACTGGCTCCGGCCTCCCAGGCTTCCGATCAGAGCAGGGTAAAACCGGCTTTGGGAAAAGCTTCTATGGAAAATGCAGTACCCCTTCCTAAAGATATCTCAGGTGGAAAAACCTATATCATGATTGGCGAAGATCAGTCCTACTCTTCTTCACATCAGTCTGCCGGACAGCTGATCATGTATGTTTCCAACACACCGGGAGATTTAGAAAACGGAAAACTGTACGCTTTAAAAAGAACCAACAACAATTATACGGAAACCGATATGGTAAAAGGAAGTTCTTACGATGTAGAATTCGTGGAAATTCCTAATGCTAAAAACCTTACAGGCGCACAAATCAACCAAAAGAATATTGACAATAATGCCATCCGTTTTTCAAGAGTGGAAGATGTTGATTATAGAAAAGGAGCAGGAAAAGGAAGAGAAATCTACTTTACAGCTACCGGTGAATCTTCAGATGGTGTAACCCCTAAACCAGGTTTAACGATGTGGGGAAGAGTCTACAAACTTGTCCTGAATGAAAGCAATATGCTGGCAGGAAAACTGGAAGTAGCAGCAGAGGGAGATTCCAATCCTGGAAATAACCTGATTAATCCGGACAATCTTTGTGTAACGGAGAACTATGTTTATATTCAGGAAGACGGTGATTCTTATTATACAGCCGCCGCTCACGATTCTTATATCTGGCAGCTGAATATCGCTACGAAGCAATACAAACCGTGGCTGAATATGAAGCACAACAGAACAGATTCAGCGTGGCAGACAGCCTACAACCAGTCAGGAAACCTGCAGAAATTTGGTTCATGGGAATTTGGTGCAATGGTAGACATCTCAAATATCATCGGACTTCCGAATACCTTTGCAGTTAACATCCACTCTCATACATGGCAGAAAGATAAATTCAAAAATGCAGACGGAGCCGGTGTTAATACCAACAAAGAAGGCGGGCAGATCGTTATCATCAGAAACGTAGAGAAATAACTATAACCTATTCAATAAAAATAGAAGTATCAGCGGAAAATCTTCCGTTGGTACTTTTTCATACCTATGAAAATCTTTTCAAAATACCCTATTCTTTTCGCTGTATTCGCAACACTGATCTTTTTTGTACTCTGGCAGTGTAAGAACGATAAGCACCAGCCTGTGAATGAAGACATGGCTGCCGTAAAAAGTGAAATCCTGAAAACCAATGCGGCTTTTGAAAAACAGATCAGTGAACTGCTGGTTCTTATTTCCAAAAATGCCGATGAAAAAATGCTTCAGGAAAAATTTGAAGCCCTCAGAAAAACTTATAAAAAAATGGAATGGGCGGTAGAATATTTCCTTCCTCATTCTGCAAGATTCATCAACGGGCCTGCCCTTCCGGAAATTGAAATGGATGAACATACAGAACTGGAACCGGAAGGTCTTCAGGTACTGGAAGAACTCTTTTATCCTTACACCACAGAGAATAAGGAAGAAACCATCCGTCTCCTGAAGAAACTGACCAACAAAAGCAATACGATAAAGACTAATTTCCAGACGATTTCCATCAGTAAAGATCAGATTTTTGATGCGGTACGACAGGAAATTTTCAGAATTTCAAGTTTAGGGATCTCAGGATTTGACACCCCGGTTTCAGGAACGTTTTTAAAAGAAATGCCCTACGCTTTGGAAGGAATCCGGCTTACCCTGAAACAAATTTCCACGGAACATTCTAAAGACAAAGCTTTAAAAGATCTCAATACAGCTATCGATTCAGCGATTGCCGTTCTGAAGAAAAATACAGATAAAAATACTTTTGATTATGTGAATTTTATTCCGGACCACCTGAACAAAATTTCATCTTTAATGCTCGAGTTTAAAAAGCAGGAAAGCATTCCGGACATAGAAGTTACGTCAGCATTAAGTAAAAATGCGCCTACTTTTTACTCTAAAAATGCATTTGATCCGAATGCCTTCACACCGGGAAAAGAATTCGCTTATTCGCAGGCAAAAGCAGACTTAGGCCAAAAGCTTTTTAATGATAAAATCCTTTCCAATAATAATGACAGAAGCTGTTCCACCTGCCATATTCCGGAAAAAGCCTTTACAGACGGATTACCCAAATCGTTGTCATTGGCCAATTCAGAATTACAGCGGAATGCTCCTTCACTCAATTATGCAGGGTTTCAGCATGGGCAGTTCTGGGATATGCGGAAAGATGATCTTGAGGGTCAGAGCTCTGATGTCATTTCCAACAAAGAAGAAATGCACGGTGACCTGAATGTGATCCTTGGCAAGATCAACAAAGACCCGAAATATCTTCCTGAATTCAAAAAAATATTCAAAACGTCAAAAGCAGAAACCTGGCAGTTACAGAATGCACTGGCAAGTTATATCCGTTCATTGGCTAAATTCAACTCGGATTTTGATGAATATATGAGAGGAAATACATCGGCCATGACCGAAAACCAGAAGCAGGGTTTCAATCTTTTTGTGGGGAAAGCCCAGTGTGCAATCTGTCATTTTGTACCATTGTTTAACGGAACCGTTCCTCCAAATTTCAAAAAAACAGAACAGGAAGTATTGGGAACAGCAGTGAACGGCAACAATAAAGCATTTGATCAGGATCCCGGCAGAGGAAAGTTCCATGAAACGGTAGCTTCTCTTCAGCATTCGTTTAAAACACCTACGTTAAGAAACATCAGCAAAACAGCTCCATATATGCATAACGGAGGCTACCAGACGTTGAAAGAAGTCATGAATTTCTATAATAAAGGCGGTGGAAAAGGGTTCGGATTTAAAGTAGAAAATCAAACTTTATCAGATACCCCTTTGAATCTTACAGATAAAGAAATTAATCAGATTATTGATTTCATGGGGGCTTTAAATGATCGTTACTAATTTCGGGAATTCGATATCAATTTAACAACAGTTCCTATATATTACTGATTGATATCCAACTTGTTTTTACAATCAGAATATTAGATTAAATCAATGTCATAACAAATCATAAAAACTTTTCCAAAAGGAGAAATATTATTACTTTTGAACTAGTTTTTGCATGAAAAGGTTTTTACTATTATTGTTTTTTCTGATGTATTTCTTTGGTTATTCACAATCAAAGATTAAAGTCATAGATGAAACTGACCGTAAGCCTGTATCCAATGCAAAGGTATCCTGCGGCGGCAAAATTCTCGGCTATACCAATGTTCAGGGAATACTGGAATTCAACGCATCCTGCAACACTATAGAAATTGAAGCGGAACATTATCAGAAAGAAACCGCCACTGCAGAAAATGATATGGAAGTTTCGCTGTCGAAAAAAACATCTAAAACCACGTCTATTGAGGAAGTAGTGATTGAAGACAGAAGTGATCCGCGAGCTTTGGAGATCCTTAAAAAAGTGAATAAAATGTTTAAAGACAATTCACCTAAAAGTCTGGATTCTTACACTTTCAAATCTTACGAAAAAGTTTCTCTGGATATTGATGAAGACAGCATTACCCAATTCAGTAAATTCTTTGATGATGCCAATCTTTTCAAAAGAAAAAGAGAAAAAGATTCATTGAATAACATTTCTGCAAGGCAGATTTTTTCCAAAAGCAAACTCTTCTTATGGGAACGAGCTCAGGAATTCATCTATTCAAAAAAATACGGTGAAAAAATCAATATCCTGGACAACAGAATTTCTGGTCTTAAACAACCGATGTATGAGATGATCGCCATCCAGCAGAGCAACAGAGATAAGGTTCCGAACCAGATCAAGCAGGAAAACAGAGGCCTGTACAGGTTCTTTCTCTCTGATACCATCGAGGTAGACGGAAGAAAAACTTTTGTCATTAAGTTCCGTGAAGTGAACTACAAAAAGCAGGATAAAAAACGAAAATACAACGGTGCGATCTATGTAGATACAGAAACTTACGGGATACAGAAGATTGAAAATTTCAGCAAAAATAAAAATGACGGAATTATTACGAGTACCTGGATTTTCTATAACAACAAGTGGTTTCTGGCTCAGGAAAAGGTAAAACTGCGGATGAGCAAAATGGCCATGGAAGAGGATGATAAAGAGAATCCAGAAAATAAACCTGAAAAAAAAGACCGGAGAAGTTTCGGAACTTACGCCTTTCTCACCTCTACCTATTTTGATTTCAAATCGCCTGTAGAAGAAGATCCCAAAAACTTCAGGGGCTATACTTTCTCAGTAAAAAATGCAGATGGACAATTGCTGGACCGCTACAGAACAGATCCTCTTACCGAAAGAGAGCGTAATACCTACACCACGATCGACAGTCTGGGCAGAAAATATAATATCGACAGCAAAGCCAGAATTCTGACCGGACTGATCAACGGACAGATCAGAGCGGGAATCGTAGATTTTGCAGTGGATGAAATCGTGAATTATAACTTGTATGAAGGCTTCAGACTTGGATTGAAGGCCAAGCTGAATGAGACTTTTAATCCTTATTTCTCCCCGGATTATTATTTTGCTTATGGTTTTAAAGACGATAAATGGAAATACGGAATCGGGCTGGATATGAAGACCACACTGGATAAAAATTCATTCTTCAGAATTGAATATTACAATGATGTCACCTCTTCCGGAGAGTTTTACAGAAGGTTGTGGAACTTCAAAATGAGAACGATGAATTACGGGAATAACATCAACAATGATAAATATTACCATTTCAGAGGAGCTTCCCTGTCTTATCTGAATGATGTAACCAACGGATTAACCCTCGTTTTTGCCGTAAAGAGAAATATTGAGGAAGCTAAATTCGACTATGAGTTCAGAGGAAGAGGTGCTGCATTTGATAATTTCAATACCTTATTCACCCTAAAATATTCTCCGAATTCCACGAATATTATGACTCCTCAGGGAAAATCCATCATCGATCAGAAGTATCCGGAGCTGTATTTGAATTATGAACAGAGTTACAAAGCATTGGGTGGAGATTTCAATTACACCCGTTTCGATGCCCTGTTTGTGCATAACTTTAAAACCATGCTCGGAACTACAGGTTTCAGGCTATACGGAGGAATCGTTTTAGGAGAAGCCCCGATCTGGAAACATTTTACCATGAACGGACTGGCCTCTCCGAGAAAGGATTTCAATTTCAACCTCACCTCCTATCTTGGCTTTGCCACACTGGAAGGCGGAAAATATTACAATGATAAATTCATCGCGTACTATTTTACCCATAAGCTTCCTCTATACTTTAAGAGCTTTGGGCAGAATATTTCCAGCTTCGATTTTGTACTGCGAGGTACTATCGGTGATATGAAACATCCGGAATACCATCAGTTCAGATTCAGAAAATTAGACCATTTGTATCAGGAAGTAGGTCTGGAATGGAATAACTTCTTATCCAGTTACTTCAATTTAGGACTATTTTACAGGGTCGGCTATTACACCACTCCGAATTTTAAACAGAATTTTGCCATCCAGTTCAAACTCAAATTATTAGAATTTTAAACATATATAACAGAAATGCAATCAATCGAAATAAAAGCAGAACAGTTTTTTGAATTATTAAAGCTAAAAGATACTTCTATGTGGGCTATTTTCTCCCAGATGATCGACGGAAATGAAAAAGAAATTATCTTTCTGGATAATGACGACAAAGTGCTTTTTAATTATGTACTTCCCTCAACACCTGAAAAATTGGAAGAAGACAGAAAAGAATTCTCAAAACAGTTTGCGGATAAACTGGCTGATCTGAATTAACAATTACCTTCTTAAAGGATGAATGAAAAAACGCGCCAATCCGGTGCATTTTTTTCGTTTTATAATATTGAATTTCAAAGCTTTGTGCAGTTTTAAAAACCTAACAGGTCTTGAAGACCTGTTAGGTTTTTATTTAAGACATTCATAGACTTTTTTATTTACTAAATCACCAAATGTTTTTGCCCTTTTTGTACAGATAAATTAAAAAGCTCAAGATGTGAATTTAAAATATCAACATCACACTTCGGGCAAATGGTTTGTGGCTTTACTTTTCCTGTTAACTTAATGATATTTTCGTTACAAACCTTACATTCTTTTAAGTTGTCAAACTTATCTGAATCTGTATGATATGGTTCAAAATCATAACATTGGGCATTTGGGAGAGCACCTTTTAAGTACGCTATTTCTTCTACTTTAAAATTGATTGCTAAGCCAAGCTTTTGTAAGTTTTTGAGATTGGCAATTAAAAGCAAATTATTTTTATTAACTGAAACATTGTGCAAATCCAATCTGAAAAGGTTTAATTTTTTTAAAAAATTTAAATTTCCTAATTTAAAGATACTCGAAACCCCTCCTTCAATTCTTAGATTATTTAAGGTCGTGAGATTTTCTATTTCATCATAATTAACCAATTTTTTATTATTTACTAAAGACAGATATTCTAAATGAACAAGGCTTTTTATGCCTTCCAA
This region of Chryseobacterium vaccae genomic DNA includes:
- a CDS encoding cytochrome-c peroxidase, which encodes MKIFSKYPILFAVFATLIFFVLWQCKNDKHQPVNEDMAAVKSEILKTNAAFEKQISELLVLISKNADEKMLQEKFEALRKTYKKMEWAVEYFLPHSARFINGPALPEIEMDEHTELEPEGLQVLEELFYPYTTENKEETIRLLKKLTNKSNTIKTNFQTISISKDQIFDAVRQEIFRISSLGISGFDTPVSGTFLKEMPYALEGIRLTLKQISTEHSKDKALKDLNTAIDSAIAVLKKNTDKNTFDYVNFIPDHLNKISSLMLEFKKQESIPDIEVTSALSKNAPTFYSKNAFDPNAFTPGKEFAYSQAKADLGQKLFNDKILSNNNDRSCSTCHIPEKAFTDGLPKSLSLANSELQRNAPSLNYAGFQHGQFWDMRKDDLEGQSSDVISNKEEMHGDLNVILGKINKDPKYLPEFKKIFKTSKAETWQLQNALASYIRSLAKFNSDFDEYMRGNTSAMTENQKQGFNLFVGKAQCAICHFVPLFNGTVPPNFKKTEQEVLGTAVNGNNKAFDQDPGRGKFHETVASLQHSFKTPTLRNISKTAPYMHNGGYQTLKEVMNFYNKGGGKGFGFKVENQTLSDTPLNLTDKEINQIIDFMGALNDRY
- a CDS encoding leucine-rich repeat domain-containing protein; its protein translation is MEKYKITEYGDYIHNSISSFNYDLKITDYDQNVKGICLNRNSDNINLLSNFKSIETIKCFRITNEQIKDFPLLPSVRHLMISCDDCSSLDFLSKFPNLIYLDIDGFGNLESLEGIKSLVHLEYLSLVNNKKLVNYDEIENLTTLNNLRIEGGVSSIFKLGNLNFLKKLNLFRLDLHNVSVNKNNLLLIANLKNLQKLGLAINFKVEEIAYLKGALPNAQCYDFEPYHTDSDKFDNLKECKVCNENIIKLTGKVKPQTICPKCDVDILNSHLELFNLSVQKGQKHLVI